In the Kaistella sp. 97-N-M2 genome, one interval contains:
- a CDS encoding glycosyltransferase family 2 protein — MQLIIKSFNRPFYLDRCLRSIEKFVSGKFQILILDDGTPDKYLAKIKKAHPHATILTSENYRTKTAAIAENIQSGKEIDGFQIPAKLWYNAVDDAEDYVLVTEDDVWFTQPVNLSEIKKDMANHHISLLKLGWLGNKEEEEHVKMSPITNHIDRLRPKKLFTGRKWVMDCLMYNRFKIFTILYKLGFVDNNTRNSYWSLNSIAMGIYDKKYWLHIWKDSQDEVDEKAQLRNAAVYYHKNKSNPNFIARTATEFLKTTFQSSATNSYHKYEIAFDVNYFNHLINEAWLLGTFDAMQNFPNDFATEYFSKFIEDKMNVSDFEKWVEKFKDQYRNLGAMVAS, encoded by the coding sequence ATGCAGCTGATCATCAAATCCTTTAACCGCCCTTTTTACCTGGACCGTTGTTTGCGAAGCATCGAAAAGTTCGTTTCGGGTAAGTTCCAAATCCTTATTCTGGATGACGGTACGCCGGACAAATATTTGGCGAAGATAAAAAAAGCTCATCCGCACGCTACCATTTTAACTTCTGAAAATTACAGGACCAAAACGGCGGCCATTGCAGAAAATATTCAGTCCGGAAAAGAGATCGACGGCTTTCAAATTCCTGCCAAACTCTGGTATAACGCGGTAGATGACGCGGAAGATTACGTTCTCGTGACGGAAGACGATGTTTGGTTTACGCAGCCCGTCAATCTATCCGAAATTAAAAAAGACATGGCAAATCACCACATTTCCTTACTGAAATTGGGCTGGCTCGGAAATAAAGAAGAAGAGGAACACGTAAAAATGAGCCCGATCACAAACCACATCGATCGGCTTCGCCCGAAAAAACTATTTACCGGAAGGAAATGGGTCATGGATTGTCTGATGTATAACAGGTTTAAAATTTTCACCATTTTGTACAAATTAGGTTTTGTGGATAACAACACGCGCAACAGTTACTGGTCGTTAAACTCCATCGCCATGGGCATTTACGACAAGAAATACTGGCTGCACATTTGGAAAGATTCTCAGGATGAGGTCGACGAAAAAGCGCAGTTGCGAAACGCCGCAGTGTATTATCATAAAAATAAATCCAATCCCAATTTTATTGCAAGAACGGCGACAGAATTTTTAAAAACGACATTTCAATCATCTGCCACAAATTCTTATCACAAATACGAAATCGCGTTTGATGTCAATTATTTTAATCATCTGATAAACGAAGCCTGGCTTTTGGGTACTTTTGATGCCATGCAGAATTTCCCAAACGACTTCGCTACGGAATATTTTTCTAAATTTATCGAAGACAAGATGAACGTCTCCGATTTTGAAAAATGGGTGGAGAAGTTTAAGGATCAATACCGAAATTTGGGCGCAATGGTCGCCAGTTAA
- a CDS encoding glycosyltransferase yields the protein MSVYNGEKYLREAMDSVLHQTFPDFEFIIIDDASTDRTASILSVYQNKDSRVKIIQKEKNKGVAGFIENLNFGLAQAKGKYIARMDADDICDLQRLEKQVTFLEEHTDIFIVGSNMQCIDENDSPLHQMEAPLKNNKIKEKMFRRISMFHPTIMFRNTGIQYREKMRYCEDYDLYFRLMTQDLKFANLNETLLQYRILKTSISRKDDKFIRWIFTEKARQFFVERTKDGRDSYDSFEPSSYVKILDKDFKNSREELVFALRTALKFTCKMEADKLLSKAEQDFGDDNIFKFFRILSKLPAFFAKCYFKLSPVSCS from the coding sequence TGCGCGAAGCGATGGATTCGGTTTTGCATCAAACATTTCCGGACTTCGAATTCATCATAATCGATGATGCTTCCACGGACCGCACTGCTTCGATACTTTCGGTTTATCAAAACAAAGATTCGCGGGTTAAAATCATTCAAAAAGAAAAAAATAAAGGCGTCGCCGGTTTTATCGAAAATCTGAATTTCGGTTTAGCACAGGCCAAAGGAAAGTATATCGCCAGGATGGATGCCGACGATATCTGCGATTTGCAGCGATTGGAAAAACAGGTTACTTTTCTGGAGGAGCACACCGATATTTTTATTGTGGGAAGCAATATGCAGTGCATTGACGAAAATGATTCTCCGCTTCACCAAATGGAAGCCCCGCTGAAAAATAACAAAATCAAGGAAAAAATGTTCCGCCGGATTTCTATGTTTCATCCCACGATTATGTTTAGAAATACCGGAATACAATACCGCGAAAAAATGCGCTATTGTGAAGATTACGATCTTTATTTCAGACTGATGACGCAGGATTTAAAGTTTGCCAACTTAAATGAAACCCTTTTACAATACCGAATTCTGAAAACGTCCATTTCGCGAAAAGACGACAAGTTTATTCGCTGGATCTTCACAGAAAAAGCACGGCAGTTTTTCGTGGAAAGAACAAAAGACGGTCGCGATTCCTACGATTCTTTTGAACCTTCCTCTTATGTAAAAATTTTGGATAAAGACTTTAAAAACTCCAGAGAAGAACTTGTTTTCGCCCTCCGAACCGCTTTAAAATTCACCTGTAAAATGGAGGCAGATAAGCTTTTAAGTAAAGCAGAACAGGATTTTGGAGACGATAACATATTTAAATTTTTCAGAATTTTAAGTAAACTTCCGGCCTTTTTCGCCAAATGTTATTTTAAATTAAGTCCCGTTTCATGCAGCTGA